A single region of the Actinoplanes sp. SE50/110 genome encodes:
- a CDS encoding APC family permease, giving the protein MGTPDEPSDPDDPAPAHLAAGRLGAGSAAFFGVAAAAPIVTVVTVIPPVLAVGAGPLAALAVVAVAIVLLILGTPYATMIRRRPSAGAVYPQLARGLGRPVAVTGGWLALAGYHAIQFGLYAMLGQAAAPVLHSWFGLTAPWWAVTAAGWALVGWCGMLRIEFAAAVLAVLTVTEAAVLTGLAAANLLRPAGGRIETGTYLPGELSRVGRPLLGVLLVVAVLAFAGFESTAGYAEEARNRHRTAGRAARLAIGLLTVLLAGVTWSMIVTAGPRGVAGRAAARGPELLFALADERVAPWAVTLGRLALVAGLLAAIMAVHHAIARYLFALGREGVLPGVLADLSPRTGAPRAASLTQTLVAGAASTGAYLAGAETSARTARWLTVGGGLAILVLLLLTALAALLHLNREPATEGIWARFLAPLLSTVFLGVLVHLAVLDLPALVGGGPAAGWVLGGLAVCLAIGIGHALVLRSVRPVVYAGIGLGGAALVVTPQTAVQIPKQRDPGAHRPERVNR; this is encoded by the coding sequence GTGGGCACCCCTGACGAACCCTCGGACCCCGACGATCCCGCACCAGCGCACCTGGCGGCCGGCCGCCTGGGTGCCGGCTCCGCCGCCTTCTTCGGCGTCGCCGCCGCCGCGCCGATCGTCACGGTGGTCACGGTGATCCCGCCGGTCCTGGCCGTCGGCGCCGGTCCGCTCGCCGCACTCGCCGTCGTCGCCGTCGCGATCGTCCTGTTGATTTTGGGTACGCCGTACGCCACCATGATTCGCCGCCGACCCAGCGCCGGAGCGGTGTATCCGCAGCTCGCCCGCGGTCTCGGCCGCCCCGTCGCGGTCACCGGCGGCTGGCTGGCCCTGGCCGGGTACCACGCGATCCAATTCGGTCTCTACGCGATGCTCGGGCAGGCCGCAGCCCCGGTGCTGCACAGCTGGTTCGGACTGACCGCCCCCTGGTGGGCGGTGACCGCCGCGGGCTGGGCGCTGGTCGGGTGGTGCGGCATGCTGCGCATCGAGTTCGCCGCCGCGGTGCTCGCCGTCCTCACCGTCACCGAGGCCGCGGTGCTGACCGGGCTGGCCGCCGCCAACCTGCTGCGTCCGGCCGGCGGCCGGATCGAGACCGGCACCTACCTGCCCGGCGAGCTGTCCCGGGTCGGTCGGCCGCTGCTCGGCGTGCTGCTCGTCGTCGCGGTGCTCGCCTTCGCCGGCTTCGAATCCACCGCCGGATACGCCGAGGAGGCCCGCAACCGGCACCGCACCGCCGGCCGCGCCGCCCGGCTGGCGATCGGGCTGCTCACCGTGCTGCTGGCCGGCGTGACCTGGAGCATGATCGTTACGGCCGGGCCGCGCGGGGTCGCCGGCCGGGCCGCCGCGCGCGGCCCGGAGCTGCTGTTCGCGCTGGCCGACGAGCGGGTGGCGCCGTGGGCGGTGACGCTCGGCCGGCTGGCGCTGGTGGCCGGCCTGCTTGCCGCGATCATGGCGGTGCACCACGCGATCGCCCGATACCTGTTCGCCCTGGGCCGGGAGGGGGTGCTGCCCGGCGTACTCGCCGATCTCTCGCCACGGACCGGCGCGCCGCGCGCCGCCTCGCTGACCCAGACCCTCGTCGCGGGGGCGGCCTCGACCGGCGCCTACCTGGCCGGCGCGGAAACCTCGGCCCGCACCGCACGCTGGCTGACGGTCGGCGGCGGGCTCGCCATCCTGGTGTTGTTGCTGCTCACCGCGCTGGCGGCGCTGCTGCACCTGAACCGGGAGCCGGCTACCGAGGGGATCTGGGCCCGCTTCCTCGCGCCCCTTCTGTCCACCGTGTTCCTCGGGGTGCTGGTCCATCTCGCGGTGCTCGACCTGCCGGCGCTGGTCGGGGGAGGGCCGGCGGCCGGGTGGGTGCTCGGCGGGCTGGCGGTGTGCCTCGCGATCGGCATCGGTCATGCGCTGGTGCTTCGGTCGGTGCGGCCGGTGGTGTACGCCGGCATCGGGCTGGGCGGCGCCGCACTGGTGGTGACCCCGCAGACCGCCGTGCAGATCCCGAAGCAGCGGGACCCCGGCGCGCACCGGCCGGAACGCGTCAACCGTTGA
- a CDS encoding CrcB family protein — MDLDIDRRAVAVVSAGGIIGALTRYAIGTAWPHTPSDFPWSTWVINTSGCFLIGVLFTLLARFRPGHRLTRLFLGTGVLGGYTTFSTAEVDVLRTTPAIAVLYLGATITAALLAVWIGSALASVPKGAGR, encoded by the coding sequence GTGGATCTCGACATCGACCGCCGAGCCGTCGCCGTCGTCTCCGCCGGCGGCATCATCGGCGCCCTGACCCGCTACGCGATCGGCACCGCCTGGCCGCACACCCCCAGCGACTTCCCCTGGTCCACCTGGGTGATCAACACCTCCGGCTGTTTCCTGATCGGCGTGCTCTTCACCCTGCTGGCCCGCTTCCGTCCAGGTCACCGCCTCACCCGCCTTTTCCTGGGCACGGGCGTCCTCGGCGGCTACACGACGTTCTCCACCGCCGAGGTGGACGTCCTGCGGACCACGCCGGCCATCGCCGTGCTCTACCTCGGCGCCACGATCACCGCGGCCCTGCTCGCTGTCTGGATCGGCAGTGCCCTCGCCTCCGTGCCCAAGGGCGCCGGCCGGTGA
- a CDS encoding response regulator transcription factor: MRVVIADDAVLLREGLIRLVEENGHTVVAAVGDGPSLVEAVVEHRPDVSIVDVRMPPSHTDEGLRAAVEARSRVPGTPILVLSQYVEVSYADDLLADRRGAVGYLLKDRVSLVADFLDGLRRVAEGGTVLDPEVVGQLLVRRRRDDPLRSLTPREREVLGLMAEGMSNTAVARKMVVTEGAVEKHVRNIFTKLDLHQDEEQHRRVLAVLAYLQT; the protein is encoded by the coding sequence ATGCGGGTGGTGATTGCCGACGATGCGGTGCTGTTGCGCGAGGGACTGATCCGGCTCGTCGAGGAGAACGGCCACACGGTGGTGGCGGCCGTCGGCGACGGGCCGTCCCTCGTCGAAGCCGTGGTGGAACACCGTCCGGACGTCTCCATCGTGGACGTCCGGATGCCGCCGTCGCACACCGACGAGGGCCTGCGGGCGGCGGTCGAGGCCCGCAGCCGGGTTCCGGGCACGCCGATCCTGGTGCTTTCGCAGTACGTCGAGGTCTCCTACGCCGATGACCTCCTGGCCGACCGCCGTGGCGCGGTCGGCTATCTGTTGAAGGACCGGGTGTCGCTGGTCGCCGACTTCCTGGACGGCCTGCGCCGGGTCGCCGAGGGCGGCACCGTGCTCGACCCCGAGGTGGTCGGCCAGCTGCTGGTCCGGCGCCGGCGTGACGATCCGCTGCGCAGCCTCACCCCGCGCGAGCGTGAGGTGCTGGGCCTGATGGCCGAGGGCATGTCGAACACCGCGGTCGCCCGCAAGATGGTGGTCACCGAGGGCGCGGTCGAGAAGCACGTGCGCAACATCTTCACCAAGCTCGATCTGCACCAGGACGAGGAGCAGCACCGCCGGGTCCTGGCGGTGCTGGCCTACCTGCAGACGTAG
- a CDS encoding sensor histidine kinase codes for MTSTRRHLRQLGIDTQYVLLGFPLGLITLVLCLTGFFLGLGTAIIWIGLPIMAGSLAMSRGFAHLERLRIGSVLGRRIPHPHYRSSRERGWVRRMFAPLADGQSWLDLVHGAFRFIPSTIAFSFVLVWWCAALTSITYPAYDWAVPHTADNTELPELLGFADNAPTRIIFYLILGAFFTLTLYPVVRGAALLEALFARGLLSGVDELRQQVADANAARDVAQHQKAAAVSAEATALRRLERDIHDGPQQRLVRLAMDLGRAEQQFATDPEAARATVAEALSQTRETLDELRALSRGIAPPILVDRGLQAALTALAGRCTVPVDLDAPVFERLDPAVESTAYFVVAEALTNVAKHSDATEVQVSVQRIATGLLVTVSDDGVGGASLAKGHGLAGLDDRVTAAGGVLAVDSADGEGTRLTAALPL; via the coding sequence ATGACAAGCACCCGGCGTCACCTGCGCCAGCTGGGCATCGACACGCAGTACGTACTGCTCGGTTTCCCCCTCGGCCTGATCACTCTCGTGCTGTGCCTGACCGGCTTCTTCCTCGGCCTCGGCACCGCGATCATCTGGATCGGTCTGCCGATCATGGCCGGGTCGCTCGCCATGTCCCGCGGCTTCGCCCACCTGGAGCGGCTGCGGATCGGATCGGTGCTGGGCCGCAGGATCCCGCACCCGCATTACCGGTCGTCCCGGGAGCGGGGCTGGGTGCGGCGGATGTTCGCCCCGCTGGCCGACGGGCAGTCCTGGCTCGATCTGGTGCACGGCGCGTTCCGGTTCATTCCGAGCACGATCGCGTTCAGCTTCGTGCTGGTCTGGTGGTGCGCGGCGCTGACCAGCATCACCTACCCGGCGTACGACTGGGCGGTGCCGCACACCGCGGACAACACCGAACTGCCCGAGCTGCTGGGCTTCGCCGACAACGCGCCCACCCGGATCATCTTCTACCTGATCCTCGGCGCGTTCTTCACGCTCACCCTGTACCCGGTGGTGCGCGGCGCGGCGCTGCTCGAGGCCCTGTTCGCCCGGGGCCTGCTCAGCGGGGTCGACGAGCTGCGCCAGCAGGTGGCCGATGCGAACGCCGCCCGCGACGTCGCCCAGCACCAGAAAGCCGCGGCCGTCTCGGCCGAGGCGACCGCGCTGCGCCGGCTGGAGCGGGACATCCACGACGGCCCGCAGCAGCGGCTGGTCCGGCTCGCCATGGACCTGGGCCGGGCCGAGCAGCAGTTCGCCACCGACCCGGAAGCCGCCCGGGCGACCGTCGCCGAGGCGCTCAGCCAGACCCGGGAAACCCTCGACGAGCTGCGCGCGCTGTCCCGCGGCATCGCCCCGCCGATCCTGGTCGACCGGGGTCTGCAGGCCGCGCTGACCGCGCTGGCCGGTCGCTGCACCGTCCCGGTGGACCTGGACGCGCCGGTCTTCGAGCGGCTGGACCCGGCGGTCGAGTCGACGGCGTACTTCGTGGTCGCCGAGGCGCTGACCAACGTGGCCAAGCACAGCGACGCCACCGAGGTGCAGGTGAGTGTGCAGCGGATCGCCACCGGTCTGCTGGTGACCGTTTCCGACGACGGGGTGGGCGGCGCGAGTCTGGCCAAGGGTCACGGCCTGGCCGGCCTCGACGACCGGGTGACCGCGGCCGGCGGCGTGCTCGCCGTCGACAGCGCCGACGGGGAGGGAACCCGCCTGACAGCCGCCCTGCCGCTCTGA
- a CDS encoding NADPH:quinone reductase, translating to MRAAVFAEPGPASAVLHLVERELPLAGADEVRVRIVLSAVNPTDVGTRAGRGVPDGVRPPRVPNQDGAGVVDALGEGVTDLEPGDRVWVWDAGYGRADGTAQEYVVLPRRQVVRMNDDIPFEVGADLGIPALTAHRCLTVASDGPARLGPGALEGRTVLVAGGAGAVGNAAIQLAKWSGATVLTTVSSKEKGALAAAAGADAVIDYREEDVAARIRELSGTGPHLIVEVDTANLTLDLDVIAPGGNIAIYVAGEVRVPFFTANLKNASLDFVLTYTTLPEEKANAVAAVAEAANAGVFRVGEEHGLPIIRFPLDGVAAAHEAVENHAVGKVVIDVTQP from the coding sequence ATGCGTGCTGCCGTTTTCGCCGAGCCCGGTCCCGCCTCCGCCGTGCTGCACCTGGTCGAGCGGGAGTTGCCGCTGGCCGGGGCCGATGAGGTGCGGGTCCGGATCGTGCTGTCGGCGGTCAACCCGACCGACGTCGGTACCCGGGCCGGCCGCGGTGTGCCCGACGGTGTGCGACCGCCCCGGGTGCCCAACCAGGACGGCGCCGGCGTCGTCGACGCGCTCGGCGAGGGCGTCACCGACCTGGAGCCCGGCGATCGCGTCTGGGTCTGGGACGCGGGCTACGGCCGGGCCGACGGCACCGCCCAGGAGTACGTGGTGCTGCCCCGCCGCCAGGTGGTCCGGATGAACGATGACATTCCGTTCGAGGTCGGCGCGGACCTGGGCATTCCGGCGCTGACCGCGCATCGCTGCCTGACCGTGGCCAGCGACGGACCGGCCCGCCTCGGACCGGGCGCTCTGGAGGGTCGCACGGTGCTGGTGGCCGGCGGGGCGGGCGCGGTGGGCAACGCCGCGATCCAGCTGGCGAAGTGGTCCGGCGCGACCGTGCTGACCACGGTGAGCAGCAAGGAGAAGGGTGCGCTGGCGGCCGCCGCCGGTGCCGACGCGGTGATCGACTACCGCGAGGAGGACGTGGCCGCCCGGATTCGCGAGCTGAGCGGGACCGGTCCGCACCTGATCGTCGAGGTGGACACCGCCAACCTGACCCTCGACCTGGATGTGATCGCGCCGGGCGGGAACATCGCGATCTATGTCGCCGGTGAGGTGCGGGTGCCGTTCTTCACGGCGAACCTGAAGAATGCCAGCCTCGATTTCGTGCTCACCTACACCACCCTGCCGGAGGAGAAGGCGAACGCGGTGGCGGCGGTCGCCGAGGCGGCGAACGCGGGCGTCTTCCGGGTCGGCGAGGAGCACGGCCTGCCGATCATCCGTTTTCCGCTGGACGGGGTGGCGGCGGCGCACGAGGCCGTCGAGAATCATGCGGTCGGCAAGGTGGTGATCGACGTGACGCAGCCCTGA
- a CDS encoding MMPL family transporter: protein MEHRGKVKGIAARAAIWSARHRVLAILGWIAFVAATVVLSGQLGTRQATGAEQGSGDSGRADKIVEAAGFPVQPAGEMVLIQNRSGSDRAAAAAEVTRTLKSLHDVTDVQPAIQSPDGRSTLVSFSITGDPETAKERVGPALDAVAQVQTAHPDLYVAEAGDASGDKLIGDELDAGLSRLSMMSIPVTLGILLVAFGAVVAALLPVGLAVTAVIAAIGLMAAGSRFAHTVDATTHVMLLVGLAVGVDYCLFYIRRERDERRAGADPERALMIAAQTSGRSIWISGLTVIVAMAGMFLTRDTTFISFGLGTILVVATAVLGSLTVLPALLSALGDRVDAIKIPGLYRRRSDGRMWNAMLRVVLARPLISTLVAVGLLGALAAPVVDMRTRGQNILDISPKAPVVQAFQAINEAFPSKTSPAQVVVQASTVRGERFDRAVADFKTAVGRSGGRLVEPIDVRVNPAGTVAVVSVGLVGNGENKASTDALKLLRGQVVPAAFGGLTGATVLVSGDAAGNADFNHQMQKSLPWVFGFVLGLAFVLLLVSFRSVVVAITGVVLNLLSVAAAYGMLVFVFQYGHFDKQLGFLPSDGIINWIPLFLFVILFGLSMDYHVFVLSRIREGHDRGLPTREAIREGVGRTAGVITSAAVVMMAVFALFATLPLTSTKELGVGLAAAVLLDATIVRAVLLPAVMALLGRANWWLPRWLGWLPEIAHDVPPVAETEDEPRALAPVG, encoded by the coding sequence ATGGAGCACAGGGGGAAAGTCAAGGGAATCGCGGCACGCGCCGCGATCTGGAGTGCCCGGCACCGGGTGCTCGCCATTCTCGGGTGGATCGCCTTCGTGGCCGCCACGGTCGTCCTGAGCGGACAGCTCGGCACCCGCCAGGCCACCGGCGCCGAGCAGGGCAGCGGCGATTCCGGCCGGGCCGACAAGATCGTCGAGGCGGCCGGCTTCCCGGTCCAGCCGGCGGGCGAGATGGTGCTGATCCAGAACCGGTCCGGCAGCGACCGGGCGGCCGCCGCCGCCGAGGTGACCCGCACGCTGAAGTCGTTGCACGACGTGACCGACGTGCAGCCGGCCATCCAGTCGCCGGACGGCCGGTCGACGCTGGTCAGCTTCAGCATCACCGGGGACCCGGAGACCGCCAAGGAGCGGGTCGGGCCGGCGCTCGACGCGGTCGCCCAGGTGCAGACCGCGCACCCCGACCTCTACGTCGCCGAGGCCGGTGACGCCAGCGGCGACAAGCTGATCGGCGACGAGCTGGACGCGGGGCTGTCCCGGCTCTCGATGATGTCGATCCCGGTCACCCTGGGCATCCTGCTGGTCGCCTTCGGCGCGGTGGTGGCGGCGCTGCTGCCGGTCGGGCTCGCCGTGACCGCGGTGATCGCGGCGATCGGGCTGATGGCCGCCGGCAGCCGGTTCGCCCACACGGTCGACGCGACGACGCACGTGATGCTGCTGGTCGGGCTCGCGGTCGGGGTCGACTACTGCCTGTTCTACATCCGCCGCGAGCGTGACGAGCGCCGTGCCGGAGCCGATCCCGAGCGGGCCCTGATGATCGCCGCGCAGACCTCCGGCCGGTCTATCTGGATCTCCGGTCTCACCGTGATCGTGGCGATGGCCGGCATGTTCCTCACCCGGGACACCACGTTCATCAGCTTCGGCCTCGGCACCATCCTGGTGGTCGCGACCGCGGTGCTCGGCTCGCTCACCGTGCTGCCGGCGCTGCTCTCGGCGCTCGGCGACCGGGTCGACGCCATCAAGATCCCCGGCCTGTACCGGCGGCGCAGCGACGGCCGGATGTGGAACGCGATGCTGCGGGTCGTGCTCGCCCGCCCGCTGATCTCCACGCTGGTCGCGGTGGGACTGCTGGGCGCACTGGCCGCGCCGGTCGTCGACATGCGGACCCGGGGACAGAACATTCTGGACATCTCTCCCAAGGCGCCGGTGGTCCAGGCGTTCCAGGCGATCAACGAGGCGTTCCCCAGCAAGACCAGCCCGGCACAGGTGGTGGTGCAGGCCTCGACCGTTCGCGGGGAGCGGTTCGACAGGGCGGTGGCCGACTTCAAGACGGCCGTCGGCCGCAGCGGCGGCCGGCTCGTCGAGCCGATCGACGTGCGGGTCAACCCGGCCGGCACGGTGGCGGTCGTCTCCGTCGGACTGGTCGGCAACGGGGAGAACAAAGCCTCGACCGACGCGCTGAAACTGCTCCGCGGCCAGGTCGTGCCGGCCGCCTTCGGTGGGCTCACCGGCGCGACCGTCCTGGTCAGCGGTGATGCGGCGGGCAACGCCGACTTCAACCACCAGATGCAGAAGAGCCTGCCGTGGGTCTTCGGGTTCGTGCTCGGACTGGCCTTCGTGCTCCTGCTGGTGTCGTTCCGCTCGGTCGTCGTGGCGATCACCGGGGTGGTGCTGAACCTGCTGTCGGTGGCCGCGGCGTACGGGATGCTGGTCTTCGTCTTCCAGTACGGGCACTTCGACAAGCAGCTCGGCTTCCTGCCCTCGGACGGGATCATCAACTGGATCCCGCTGTTCCTGTTCGTGATCCTGTTCGGGCTCTCGATGGACTACCACGTGTTCGTGCTCAGCCGGATCCGCGAGGGCCACGATCGGGGGCTGCCGACCCGGGAGGCGATCCGCGAGGGCGTCGGGCGCACGGCCGGGGTGATCACCAGCGCGGCGGTGGTGATGATGGCGGTGTTCGCGCTCTTCGCGACCCTGCCGCTGACCTCGACCAAGGAGCTCGGGGTGGGCCTGGCGGCGGCCGTCCTGCTGGACGCGACGATCGTCCGGGCGGTGCTGTTGCCGGCGGTGATGGCGCTGCTGGGGCGGGCCAACTGGTGGCTGCCGCGGTGGCTGGGGTGGCTGCCGGAGATCGCGCACGATGTGCCGCCGGTGGCGGAGACGGAGGACGAGCCGCGGGCGCTGGCGCCGGTGGGCTGA
- a CDS encoding bifunctional diguanylate cyclase/phosphodiesterase — protein sequence MANPQLGGLPADSNHVLATQQLTEFLAVVADRPDEAAAQHAAVECAMRALDADLAVLMVDGGVAAAVGLPVVPAYALAEAAAGRRASLDIDGRVYAVTLAHLGGLAPGVLVLGRETPFSIEEVCLLRGMARVLELSLQALHLIEAERRQAAENDRLINSLQRRQRLFEELSSVQRAIARREPLRRILDQIVASAADLLDVEMAGLTVLDLDDPSRTSLIASQGVPEEGVQRMQSVPVAALGAAGLAIMGDELVAIDDYANSPIAVPEIVRARLKSVAAVPVHEDGVVVGAMFVGSFTAVRHWDRASQEILQAFAEHISLAITDARTLREMSHAFHDSLTGLANRTLFTTRMENALATVGAGGVTALLVDLDRFKVVNDSLGHAAGDRLLAGVADRLRDCLRTGDTAARLGGDEFAVLIPGVVGSEAAVPVARRIVAALREPFDLDGREVFASCSVGVAWAEVGETDADDLLVRADLAMFEAKKLGKDQYAIFEPAMRESFQKHLQMEADLRRAVLRHEFELRFQPIVRLRTEEISGLEALVRWQHPDRGMIPPLEFIPLAEETGLIVPIGEWVLREACRQAARWNTQRSGQAPLTVSVNLSAVQLERADLPQLVAAALADSGLPAKCLIIELTESLLVDHRPETLRRLEEIKELGVRLAIDDFGTGYSSLAYLRKFPVDIIKIDKSFVDDIGDMPAAAALTLGIIQLGQALQLSTVAEGIEHVGQLSELAGGNCELGQGYYFAEPLTAAAMDDLLFPAEAPPASEQTTAHGE from the coding sequence GTGGCAAATCCTCAACTGGGCGGGTTGCCGGCCGACAGCAATCATGTGCTCGCCACCCAGCAGCTGACGGAGTTTCTCGCCGTCGTCGCCGACCGGCCCGACGAGGCCGCCGCCCAGCATGCCGCCGTCGAATGCGCGATGCGTGCGCTCGACGCCGACCTCGCCGTGCTGATGGTCGACGGCGGCGTCGCGGCCGCGGTCGGCTTGCCCGTCGTCCCGGCGTACGCCTTGGCCGAGGCCGCCGCGGGCCGCCGGGCCAGCCTCGACATCGACGGCCGGGTGTACGCGGTAACCCTCGCCCACCTGGGCGGACTCGCCCCGGGCGTCCTGGTGCTCGGCCGTGAGACGCCGTTCAGCATCGAAGAGGTGTGCCTGCTCCGCGGCATGGCCCGGGTTCTGGAGCTGAGCCTGCAGGCGCTGCACCTCATCGAGGCGGAACGCCGGCAGGCGGCCGAGAACGATCGGCTGATCAACTCCTTGCAGCGGCGCCAGCGCCTGTTCGAGGAGCTCAGCTCGGTACAGCGGGCGATCGCCCGGCGCGAGCCGCTGCGCCGGATCCTCGACCAGATCGTGGCGAGCGCGGCCGACCTGCTCGACGTGGAAATGGCCGGGCTGACCGTGCTCGACCTCGACGATCCGAGCCGGACCAGCCTGATCGCCAGCCAGGGCGTGCCCGAGGAGGGCGTCCAGCGGATGCAGTCGGTGCCGGTCGCCGCGCTCGGCGCCGCCGGCCTCGCGATCATGGGTGATGAGCTGGTCGCGATCGACGACTACGCGAACTCACCGATCGCGGTGCCGGAGATCGTCCGGGCCCGGCTCAAGAGTGTGGCGGCTGTGCCGGTGCACGAGGACGGGGTGGTCGTCGGCGCGATGTTCGTCGGCTCGTTCACCGCCGTACGTCACTGGGATCGTGCTTCCCAGGAAATCTTGCAGGCCTTCGCCGAGCACATCAGCCTGGCCATCACCGACGCGCGCACGCTGCGCGAGATGAGCCACGCCTTCCACGATTCACTGACCGGGCTCGCCAACCGGACCCTGTTCACCACCCGGATGGAGAACGCGCTGGCCACCGTCGGCGCCGGCGGGGTGACCGCGCTGCTGGTCGATCTGGATCGGTTCAAGGTGGTCAACGACTCGCTCGGGCACGCGGCCGGCGACCGGCTGCTCGCCGGCGTCGCCGACCGGCTGCGCGACTGCCTGCGCACCGGCGACACCGCGGCCCGGCTCGGCGGTGACGAGTTCGCCGTGCTCATCCCCGGCGTGGTCGGCTCGGAAGCCGCGGTGCCGGTCGCCCGGCGGATCGTGGCCGCCCTGCGTGAACCGTTCGACCTCGACGGGCGCGAAGTCTTCGCCAGCTGCAGCGTCGGCGTGGCCTGGGCCGAGGTCGGTGAAACCGATGCCGACGACCTGCTGGTCCGCGCCGACCTGGCGATGTTCGAGGCGAAGAAGCTCGGCAAGGACCAGTACGCGATCTTCGAGCCGGCGATGCGCGAATCGTTCCAGAAGCACCTGCAGATGGAGGCGGACCTGCGCCGGGCGGTGCTGCGGCACGAGTTCGAGCTGCGGTTCCAGCCGATCGTGCGGCTGCGCACCGAGGAGATCTCCGGGCTGGAGGCGCTGGTCCGCTGGCAGCATCCGGACCGGGGCATGATTCCGCCGCTGGAGTTCATCCCGCTCGCCGAGGAGACCGGGCTGATCGTGCCGATCGGCGAATGGGTGCTGCGGGAGGCCTGCCGGCAGGCGGCCCGGTGGAATACGCAGCGCTCCGGGCAGGCGCCGCTGACGGTCAGCGTCAACCTGTCCGCAGTCCAGCTGGAACGCGCGGACCTGCCGCAACTGGTGGCGGCCGCGCTGGCCGACAGCGGGCTGCCGGCGAAATGCCTGATCATCGAGTTGACCGAATCCCTACTGGTGGACCACCGGCCGGAGACGCTGCGGCGGCTCGAGGAGATCAAGGAATTGGGGGTACGCCTGGCCATCGACGATTTCGGTACCGGCTACTCGTCTCTCGCCTACCTGCGTAAATTCCCGGTGGACATCATCAAGATCGACAAGTCGTTCGTGGACGACATCGGCGACATGCCGGCCGCGGCGGCCCTCACGCTGGGGATCATCCAGTTGGGGCAGGCGTTGCAGCTGTCCACGGTCGCCGAGGGGATCGAACACGTGGGTCAGCTCAGCGAGTTGGCCGGCGGGAACTGCGAGCTCGGCCAGGGTTACTACTTCGCCGAACCGCTGACCGCCGCGGCGATGGACGACCTCCTCTTCCCGGCGGAGGCACCGCCGGCGAGTGAGCAGACCACTGCTCACGGTGAGTAA
- the crcB gene encoding fluoride efflux transporter CrcB: protein MTVLLVAIGAAIGAPLRYVTDRYLQVRYGTAFPWGTLTVNVTGSLILGFVLGMPLSPTATALLGTGFCGALTTYSTFSWETLTLTRRGEQASALGYVLLSLLSGMGAATLGTLLARAL, encoded by the coding sequence GTGACCGTGCTGCTGGTGGCGATCGGCGCGGCGATCGGTGCCCCCCTCCGCTACGTCACCGACCGCTACCTCCAGGTCCGCTACGGCACCGCTTTCCCGTGGGGCACCCTCACGGTCAACGTCACCGGCTCGCTGATCCTCGGCTTCGTGCTCGGCATGCCGCTGTCCCCCACCGCGACCGCCCTGCTCGGCACCGGTTTCTGCGGCGCACTCACCACCTATTCCACATTCTCGTGGGAGACCCTCACCCTCACCCGCCGCGGCGAACAGGCATCCGCCCTCGGCTACGTCCTGCTGAGCCTGCTGTCCGGCATGGGCGCCGCCACCCTCGGCACCCTCCTCGCCCGAGCACTCTGA